A stretch of DNA from Saccharomycodes ludwigii strain NBRC 1722 chromosome I, whole genome shotgun sequence:
CACAGGGCAGATTTTGGTGTTTGGATCCAATTGATGGTACCAAGGGGTTTTTAAGGGGTCAACAGTTTGCTGTCTGTTTAGCCTTGATTGAAAATGGTAAAGTTCAATTGGGTTGTGTTGGTTGTCCAAATTTAAAGTTGAATGattttgatgatgatgatgatgctACACTCACCACTGGTAAGAAATACGAGGACCCGGAAAAATACgggtatattttttatgcAATTACTGATGAGGAAAAAGCTTATTATGTTGAAACTCTGGAAAGGGGAAACAACCGTCCTCAAGTTATCGAGCCACATGCAAACGCTGTTACTGATTTCAGTAAAATGATTTCTGTAGAGGGTGTAGAAAAGACTCATTCTTCACATGATAAACAAGACATTATTAAGTCTGAATTGGGCATTAATAAATCAGTCCATTTAGATTCTCAAGTGAAATACTGTTTATTAGCCTTAGGTTTGGGCCATGTTTATTTGCGTTtaccaataaaaatggattTTGAAGAGAAAATTTGGGATCATGCTGCTGGTAATGCTTTGGTTCGTGCGGTTGGTGGGTGTCACACCAGCAGTTTATCTGATGAACCATTGGATTTTAGCAAGGGCAGAACTTTGAAGACCAAAGGTGTTATTGCATCTGTAATCCCAGCAAATTTACATTCTAAAATTGTTGCCAGCGCTAAAAAGGCTATTTTAggttaaaatatatatatattatattatgtTTAATTTGGAAAAGTAGTTTCATACATctataatttaattatttaccaatttttcgatattaaaattattattattttcttattaGTAACAatttctatatatatatatatatttttttttttgttcttgttcttgttttatttcttgtttttgtttttaatttaattttttttttttttttttttttttccatccATTTTTGCAATTCTTTCATccagaataaaaaaaaaaaaagagtaaaataaaagtacaACTTAAGCTGCCAATATTACTCATAGATTATATCAATAGGCTATCGAAATGAATCGACAATACTTACATCGAATAAGTCCCTTTTGTAGAATTGCCGTAGGTATtcaaccaaaaaaattacttttttcACATACTTTAACCTCCACCAAATTAATCCGTCTATATAGTACTGATGATAACAGTAAGAATACTAAACAATCAGATAACAGCGATCCACATCATGACATGAACCCTGATAATGTTAGATATAACAATTACAACttggaaaaacaaacaGACCTTCATCTTAAAAGAATCAGAGACAAAATTGCACGAGAGAAAAGCGTTGACGAATCAGAAGTAGTATCATCTAATATAACCACATCCCAATACTTTGCTAAAAAACCaagtaatgataatgaagttttaaaagaaaaggcaAAAAACTGGGGGATTCTAGAAGATAAGGATGCTGTAAGTGAAAAAGAATATGAGCGCAAGATGGAAaggattttgaaaatacaAACTTTATTTCAAGGTTTACTCACGATTCTAATTGTTGGTGGTATTATTGCTGTTTTCTACAACTATACCAATTGGTTTGTTTCAGTACCTGCTTTGACAAATGAACAAGATTTGAACAAGAAATTAGACCTAAGTAGAAAAACGAAGGGtaatttgaaaagaaaaaatagacTGCTTGATGTTGTTAACAACGAAAAGAATAAGTTTGATCAGTATTGTACTGACCTAGGGAATGGTATAATGATATGGGAAAATGGGAAATTGGAATTCATAAATGGTTTAAAGGATGTCATCGATGCTAGTATTGCTAACGACAAGATTTATGTTATTACAAAAAGGGGAGATTTATACGAGGGTGGTAATAATGGTGAACAGCCTTATAAATTAGTTTTGAAGGATCAAAAATTAACTAGCTGTAAATTTTCTAATCATGATTCCACATGCTACGCCATGAATAGACATGgtgaaattttaattatccCGTTGCAGGACAAAGAATACGAAGCCCACATAGGGGTTAAAAGATCTATATTATTGCCATGGAAGAAGTATTGGACGTATGATTATAAACTATCTAATGACCAATACAGTGATTATGACACGGGTAAAGAACACTTGGTTTGTATTTCCAAGAAAACCCACAAGGCCTATTCTTGTTCCACGGTTAAAAGAATGGATAAGTTAAGAGGCCAATTGGGGTTACCTGAGTTTTCGCCTATTTTGTCTACAAGAAGTGATAATGAAAAGTATCCTCAATTGAATGAATTATATGATATAGAGTTGTTAAATAATAGTGTTGtaggaggaggaggaaaTAAAACTGGTAAAGTAActaaaagaaatatcaaaaaagtTAGTTGTGGTGATTACCACACCTTAGCTTTGGACGATAAAGGTGcaatttattcatttgGTAATAATAGGTTTGGACAGTTGGGGTTTTTAGTGTCTTATGACTTGGAAACAGTTGCATTTCCgagaaaattaaataaattccCACAACTAAATGAAACAGATGAATCTGGAGAAAATGtttatgatgatgatggaAATGTAATTGCAGTTAATCCTATTAAAGAGACGGGTAGCGAAAGGCGTCCATTAAGATATTGTGATTGGGAATGTACAGATATCGAATGCTGTGGGAATACTTCTTATGCGACAATGttagataaaaatacagGAGACTATGCTTATTTCAGCTTTGGCAATGGAATTAACGGCCAATTGGGTACAGGTGTATTTAAACATACACAATCTATGCCGTCCAGAATGAAATTTGttcttaataataacagtggGCATCATGAGGACTTGAATGGGTTAAAAgtcaataaattttatatggGTAATGAATGCGGTATTTGTACCTTAGCTCCAGATAACGAACTATATGTTTGGGGGtctaatttattaaacgGTGTGATTGGTGTAGTTAATGGCAAAAGATTTGAGAAAGTAGTTGATACCAATTTAAGGTTACCTGCTGGTGCTAATATTTATTGCAATGGGAAAACAACCattgtttattaaaatggaagaaagaaagaaaaaagaaaaaaaagtctatTGTTCATGTAAatagtttttaatataataattttttttttttaattctccTTCATCGCtacaaaaaagaagtatttaaaaaaaaaaaaaaaaaatagaaataaatagaaataaatatacatatgaTGAGATTATTGTAATAAATACAATACAAAACACTGGCTAATATATTAGtatacaataaatataaatatttacataataataatgattgtacagaattatatatatatactaaagttttattagaaaagctttagtataaaataaaaccctaaaaacattaatatCAAAGCAAACCAGAAAATAAGCTTATCTTTAAAAACTCTCTTATTAATCTTGTTTATTGTTCTTTGTGAAACACCCAAAGTCGTTAGTGAATTAGTCATTGTATTCTgcaatttttctaaaactCTATTTTGTTCGATAATGTTTTCTAAAGATTGTTGACCAGTTTCTAAAATATAATCTAATTGCTGAGTACTTCTTTGGAAAACACCCTGTTCTTTTAAAAGCCCATCCTTCATGGATATTGTGGTATTATTAGCTGTAGTTGTAGTAGCGGCagcatcattattatatggATAGTCTCCTATAGTCCTCctgtttttaatattttgtacGGTGGTATCATCAAATGGgttgctactactactagAATTAGTGTTATTAAACGCATTCTTAGTTTCTTGATCATATTTTTGCTTTAGGTCgtgaaattttttgttatactCTGAATAATCTTTGGACAAAGAATGTAACCTCGattcatattttaataattcttcattattattattattattattttgtgcGGCTTGTTGATAACTTTTCAATTGTTCTTTATATTTGgatattgttttatttaatgcTAGAAGTGTAGTTGTTATAGAACCTTGTAATGATATTGGAGCACTTAATAGatcattttcaaaagtGGACAAATCTTTATTTAGTAGTTGTTTTTGCTTTGTAGCATGATTATACAAGGCATTCATAATAAgttgaattattattatttggttATGATATAAGCTTTTAGATTATTGAGATAGGATTAAGGGAattaaaatagaataatagagataaatataaatataaagttAAGTAAGAAAAAAGCGGGTTAGTTTTtgattgattttatttttaatagcaaaaaaaatgaaatgaaATGGCTGGTTTGAGAttgcttgttttttttttgctggTTTTATAAAATGATTGTGTTTTTGGTGTGTGGGTGTAATATTAAAGgtaatttttaactttgtATTCAATCAATCAATCAATCTGAATATCTAATTTAAGACCCAGCATTCATtcatctttatttatttcatttaataatcatatccatcatataaatatatcattCCCTTTTCAAACAatccttttcttcttttctctaCTTTATATCACATtggaaaaataagaaaaacttGTATGGTGCTACATTTGTaatcttatttttctttttttctttttttttttcatcatcaactTTCGCTCTTCTCTCAGTCATATACCGCctgtttcttcttttacTTTAACTCTTTTATTTCATCTTACTTTCCCCCCCTTCTGTCACTTCCACTTTCATATTTAATAACACCAAACAAACCATTTGTTTCAACTTTGGTGTCTTTTCTAATCTAATCTATTCTACCATAGTTTCAGTCTGAATCGCCAAGggtgaaataaaataaaataaaataaaataaaatgataCCTCCATCAACCCCTAAGAGGGTGACAAgttcatattattataacacCACCGCTCACAATAATTCTACTACCAACATTttcacaaataataataataataataataataataataataataataataatataaacttTTCCGATGAAGAACACGAAAACTCCAATTTTAGAACACCAAATCATTTAGTTCATGGTCATAATCAAGAGAAAAATAGAACAATTATAAATCCTGATAAAAAACACAATGGAACTGCCAGTATtaacgataataataaccatGATACCatcactaataataatgatagtgGTTTATTGGTTACTCCACAAACTGTAtcaagatttaaaaatctGCTAACCTCTGGAGGAGGAGGTAATAGTGGTGGAATAGGTTTAAGGAAAACCAGAGATGAAGATTTTGAAGATAAAGTTGATCTTGGTTCGTCTACTCCATTGGTTTCCGCTGGCTCTATTATGGGTGATTCCAGATCTTCTATTGGAAATAATAACGGATTGCACAGAAATTTCAATGATTTTGTAGATTTACGTTatgaagatgataattTTGGTGGTAAGATTAACGCTAATAGTGGGATGAGCTTTTTAAGAAGCCCAGAATACACTCCTGCTAAAAAAGTGGTGGATTCTTCAACGAATGCAGTACAACCAGACACTACtagcaataaaaatttgagTAACGatgttttcaataataatcctAATGTTAGCGCTAAACGTAATTTAGATTTTCTCTTATCGAATAATGCATTGGAAATTAACAGCCATAACCAAAACAAccttaacaataataagaaCAACGAACAGAGCGATGGCCAAATGTTAGgttttgtaaaaataaagaaaattaagaataacacaataaaacaacaaccTCCATCTTTAGCGCGGATTTCTAGAAtatttgatgatgatgatgatagtGATGTTGTTGAGGATTTTGGCATCTATAAGCCATCTACGCCAAATAAAACAACTATTGCCGAAGAAAGATCTGGACCTTCTACACctcaagaaaaaataatatcgtTTGAACAAGCAGAAATGTGGAACAATGGGTCaccaattaaaaataaaaaacatagaCAGACTGAGGTCAGACATAGTTTTAGAAGTATCACAGGAAATAGCGAACATCACACTAGCGAGGTCattgatgatgattatgaaaaagaagaagaagaagaagaagaaatatatatatccaGGAAAATACTGAAGAATCCATTTTtggatgataatgatgataaaataCAGGAAGAATATTATGATGAAGAAATTGGTAGAACACCTACTAAACCGTATAGAaatgtaaatatatttaataattatggTAAGTGTGTCAGAAATAACGACGACGATGAAGTGATTAGGTTTTATGAAGATAGCGATGGTAATGtggttaaaaaaagtaatttttccaaaggAAGGCCGAAAAGCCCTGAGGGAAATAACAACACTAAGTTGGAACCAAAGAAATTGGTATTTAAAGATGATTGATATGTGATTGATTATTCATTTATGGTTTGGGactttataatttatatatatatatattttttttttttttttttttttttttttactttttacttttaaataattatatcatttattcttatatattgttttctaTATATAGCCACTTAAGGACACACTATAAagactttttcttttataacaatagaaaaatattatctatGCGATGctatataataattgaaaacatgtaataaaaaccataaattattttttagaatCCTTTAATTGTTTGAAAATCACTTTTTTATGAAGCAATAGATCGCGGAATAACTTATAACCCAGATCAATCCCGTTATCGATTAAATTCACTTGTATTATACAGTTTGCGAATTCTTGACTAATACgttcaataaatttagaAACTAATTCACTTGACGATTCAATATATTGGTTTGCTTCTTTTTTAGTCATTTGCATGATCGTAATCAAACGAACAAAATGTGTAGTTAAGGCATCCAACAAGGCTATATTGACTTTAGATAAAGAAGTTAGTATTTTGACGACAGAAGCCAATCTATCTTGATC
This window harbors:
- the MET22 gene encoding 3'(2'),5'-bisphosphate nucleotidase (similar to Saccharomyces cerevisiae YOL064C | MET22 | METhionine requiring), translating into MPSYQKELEVAIKAVRRASILTANVQSRVIANKSSSTITKSDASPVTVADYAAQAIVINALKCSFPCDEIVAEESSDGLSDDFLNLILNEINENAPKPEDVSLCNKEYPLSSTKNVAEIINNGGSKGGSQGRFWCLDPIDGTKGFLRGQQFAVCLALIENGKVQLGCVGCPNLKLNDFDDDDDATLTTGKKYEDPEKYGYIFYAITDEEKAYYVETLERGNNRPQVIEPHANAVTDFSKMISVEGVEKTHSSHDKQDIIKSELGINKSVHLDSQVKYCLLALGLGHVYLRLPIKMDFEEKIWDHAAGNALVRAVGGCHTSSLSDEPLDFSKGRTLKTKGVIASVIPANLHSKIVASAKKAILG
- the SIC1 gene encoding cyclin-dependent protein serine/threonine kinase inhibiting protein SIC1 (similar to Saccharomyces cerevisiae YLR079W | SIC1 | Substrate/Subunit Inhibitor of Cyclin-dependent protein kinase), with the protein product MIPPSTPKRVTSSYYYNTTAHNNSTTNIFTNNNNNNNNNNNNNNNINFSDEEHENSNFRTPNHLVHGHNQEKNRTIINPDKKHNGTASINDNNNHDTITNNNDSGLLVTPQTVSRFKNLLTSGGGGNSGGIGLRKTRDEDFEDKVDLGSSTPLVSAGSIMGDSRSSIGNNNGLHRNFNDFVDLRYEDDNFGGKINANSGMSFLRSPEYTPAKKVVDSSTNAVQPDTTSNKNLSNDVFNNNPNVSAKRNLDFLLSNNALEINSHNQNNLNNNKNNEQSDGQMLGFVKIKKIKNNTIKQQPPSLARISRIFDDDDDSDVVEDFGIYKPSTPNKTTIAEERSGPSTPQEKIISFEQAEMWNNGSPIKNKKHRQTEVRHSFRSITGNSEHHTSEVIDDDYEKEEEEEEEIYISRKILKNPFLDDNDDKIQEEYYDEEIGRTPTKPYRNVNIFNNYGKCVRNNDDDEVIRFYEDSDGNVVKKSNFSKGRPKSPEGNNNTKLEPKKLVFKDD
- the FMP25 gene encoding Fmp25p (similar to Saccharomyces cerevisiae YLR077W | FMP25 | Found in Mitochondrial Proteome); this translates as MNRQYLHRISPFCRIAVGIQPKKLLFSHTLTSTKLIRLYSTDDNSKNTKQSDNSDPHHDMNPDNVRYNNYNLEKQTDLHLKRIRDKIAREKSVDESEVVSSNITTSQYFAKKPSNDNEVLKEKAKNWGILEDKDAVSEKEYERKMERILKIQTLFQGLLTILIVGGIIAVFYNYTNWFVSVPALTNEQDLNKKLDLSRKTKGNLKRKNRLLDVVNNEKNKFDQYCTDLGNGIMIWENGKLEFINGLKDVIDASIANDKIYVITKRGDLYEGGNNGEQPYKLVLKDQKLTSCKFSNHDSTCYAMNRHGEILIIPLQDKEYEAHIGVKRSILLPWKKYWTYDYKLSNDQYSDYDTGKEHLVCISKKTHKAYSCSTVKRMDKLRGQLGLPEFSPILSTRSDNEKYPQLNELYDIELLNNSVVGGGGNKTGKVTKRNIKKVSCGDYHTLALDDKGAIYSFGNNRFGQLGFLVSYDLETVAFPRKLNKFPQLNETDESGENVYDDDGNVIAVNPIKETGSERRPLRYCDWECTDIECCGNTSYATMLDKNTGDYAYFSFGNGINGQLGTGVFKHTQSMPSRMKFVLNNNSGHHEDLNGLKVNKFYMGNECGICTLAPDNELYVWGSNLLNGVIGVVNGKRFEKVVDTNLRLPAGANIYCNGKTTIVY
- the BOS1 gene encoding Bos1p (similar to Saccharomyces cerevisiae YLR078C | BOS1 | Bet One Suppressor), which translates into the protein MNALYNHATKQKQLLNKDLSTFENDLLSAPISLQGSITTTLLALNKTISKYKEQLKSYQQAAQNNNNNNNEELLKYESRLHSLSKDYSEYNKKFHDLKQKYDQETKNAFNNTNSSSSSNPFDDTTVQNIKNRRTIGDYPYNNDAAATTTTANNTTISMKDGLLKEQGVFQRSTQQLDYILETGQQSLENIIEQNRVLEKLQNTMTNSLTTLGVSQRTINKINKRVFKDKLIFWFALILMFLGFYFILKLF